TTATCCAAAAAGAAAGACGAACCAAAGACGTGGTCCCGGTAATAATGCTTACTCACGAGGCCCTGGAGCAAGACATCCAGGCCGCTCTGAGCGAGATTGATCAACTGACCGTGATTAAAGATAAGAGCTTACTTATCAGGATAGAGGAGCGTTAAAATGCACCACGCCGATTTTGTCCATCTTCATACTCATACAGAATACAGCCTCCTGGACGGGGCTATTCGAATATCCGACTTGATCAGGCAGGCCCATGAGTTTAAGATGCCAGCCGTAGCCATAACCGATCACGGCAATATGTTTGGGGCGATCGAATTTTATCGGGAGGCTATGTCTCACGGCGGAGTAAAACCTATCATCGGCTGCGAGGTCTATGTCGCCCCTCATCATCGAAAAGATAAGTCAAGCAACTATGGGATAGGTGACGCCTCCTATCATCTCCTCCTCTTAGCGGCCAACGAGATGGGCTACCGCCACCTGATGGAACTTTCCTCTATTGGCTATCTGGAGGGGTTTTATTACAAACCCAGAGTGGATAAAGAAATCCTGGCCAAGTTCAGTCAGGGGTTAATTGCTTTTTCTGGATGTCTAAAGGGAGAGGTTCCCTATCTTATTCTTAAAGGCCAGTTGAAGGAAGCCAGGGAGGCGGCTAAAGAGTATCAACGTCTCTTTGGCCAAGAAAATTTCTTCCTGGAACTCCACCGGCACGGGATAGAAAATCAGGATAAGGCCAATGAAGAATTGATCAGGATGAGCCGTGAGCTTTCTATTCCTCTGGTAGCCAGTAACGATGCCCACTACCTGGTTCAAGGGTATGCCGAGGCCCATGATGCCCTCTTATGTCTTCAGACCGGGAAAAACGTGGATGATACTCAACGGCTCAAGTTTTCCTCCCCTGAATTTTTCTTCAAGAACGCGGAAGAGATGAAGGAACTCTTTTCTGACGTGCCCGAAGCCATTACCAACACTATTGATATTGCTCAAAGATGTAATCTGGAATTAGATCTGGGTAAAATTTATCTCCCCCCATATCAGGTCCCAGCAGAGGAAACGCCGGAAAGTTATTTGACCGGCCTCTGTGAAGAAGGCCTGAAGAGAAGATACAAAGAAATAACGGATGAGATCAGAGCCAGACTGGATCATGAACTAAAGATTATTATCCGGATGGGCTATACCGGCTATTTTCTTATTGTTTGGGACTTTATCAGATATGCCAAAGAGAAAGGCATTCCGGTAGGCCCGGGGCGTGGTTCAGCCGCCGGCAGCCTGGTGGCTTATTGTTTGGGGATTACCGACATCGATCCCTTGAAGTATGGCCTCCTTTTTGAACGCTTTCTAAACCCTGAGCGGGTCAGTATGCCCGACATCGATATTGACTTCTCTGACGAAGGCCGGGATGAGGTCATCGACTATGTGGTAAGGAAATACGGGAAAGATAAGGTCACCCAGATCATTACCTTCGGAACGATGGCCGCCAGGGCGGCCATTCGGGATGTGGCCCGGGTCCTTTCCTTCTCTTACTCTGAGGCGGATAAGATAGCTAAACTGATCCCGGCCGAGTTGAAGATCACCCTAAAAGATGCCCTGAATCGGGTAGAAGAATTGAAGGAGATGGTCAAACACGACCCGAAGGTCAAAAAGCTCTTTGATATTGCGATTACCCTGGAGGGGCTAACCAGACATGCCTCTACCCATGCGGCGGCCGTGGTCATTGCCCCTAAATCATTAACCCACTACACGCCTCTCTATCAGGACCAAAAGAGTAAAGCCGTTACTACTCAATATGATATGCATGCAGTGGAAGCTATTGGTTTGCTGAAGATGGATTTTCTGGGGCTTAAGACACTGACGGTCATCAAGGACTGTTTGAGTCTTATTGAGGAAAACCAGAGGCAGAATACAGAACAGGATGAAATAAGGAGCCAACCATCCGCCCTCGATTTAGCGGCTCTGCCTATGGATGATGAACCCACCTATCAACTCCTTTCTGAGGGAAATTCTCTGGGGCTGTTTCAATTAGAAAGTTCAGGGATGAGAGACTTGCTCCGCAAGATGCGGCCGGCGTGCTTTGAAGATATGATTGCTTTAGTGGCCTTATATCGACCCGGGCCTTTAGGCAGCGGCATGGTAGACGAATTCATCAAGGGTAAACACGGCAAGGGTAAGATATCCTATCTCCTTCCCCAGCTTGAACCTATCTTGCAGGAGACCCATGGGGTTATTGTCTATCAGGAACAGGTTATGCAGATAGCCAGCAGTGTAGCCGGTTTCTCTCTTAGCCAGGCTGATGAGCTTCGAAAGGCGATGGGCAAGAAGATTCAGGAAAAAATGGAGAAGATGCGCGGCCTCTTTGTTGAGGGGGCAAAGGCAAAAGGCATAGCCAAGACCAAGGCTAATGACCTCTTTGAGTTGATGTCCAAATTTGCCGAATACGGGTTTAATAAATCTCATTCGGCGGCTTATGCCCTGATCGCTTACCAGACAGCGTATTTAAAGGCTCATTATCCGGTTGAGTTTATGGCTGCTCTCCTGACCAGTGAAATGAATGACACGGACAAGATTAATCTTTACATCAGAGAGGCAAAAAAGATGGGCCTGACGGTGCTTCCTCCGGATGTAAATGAGTCTTACCCCAAATTCAGGGTGGTTAAGGGTAAGATCCGGTTTGGCCTGGCGGCCGTTAAAAACGTGGGCTTTTCAGCTATTAATTCTGTTGTTTCCGCCAGGGAGAAGGAAGGCAGGTTTAAGAACTTAATTAATTTTTGCGAGCGGGTGGACCTCAGGTTAGTCAATAAGAAGGTCATAGAAAGCCTGATCAAGTGCGGCGCCTTTGATTCTTTAGGCAGGGCCAGCCGGGCGAGTATCGCCGCCGCTGTGGATAAGGCCCTTAGTTTTGCTTCTGCCAGGCAAAAAGAGCAGGCTTCCGGCCAAACCTCTCTCTTTGACTTAATGGAGGAACAACCTGGTTTTGATCAAGCCCAGGCAATTATCCCTGATGTCCCTGAGTGGTCTGAACACGAACGGCTGGCCGCGGAAAAAGAAGTATTGGGTCTTTATATCACTGGGCATCCCCTCGCTAAATACGAGCAGGAGTTGGAACGGTATACCACCTGCCGAAACTCTGAATTATCCGAACTTCAGGATGG
The sequence above is a segment of the bacterium genome. Coding sequences within it:
- a CDS encoding DNA polymerase III subunit alpha; protein product: MHHADFVHLHTHTEYSLLDGAIRISDLIRQAHEFKMPAVAITDHGNMFGAIEFYREAMSHGGVKPIIGCEVYVAPHHRKDKSSNYGIGDASYHLLLLAANEMGYRHLMELSSIGYLEGFYYKPRVDKEILAKFSQGLIAFSGCLKGEVPYLILKGQLKEAREAAKEYQRLFGQENFFLELHRHGIENQDKANEELIRMSRELSIPLVASNDAHYLVQGYAEAHDALLCLQTGKNVDDTQRLKFSSPEFFFKNAEEMKELFSDVPEAITNTIDIAQRCNLELDLGKIYLPPYQVPAEETPESYLTGLCEEGLKRRYKEITDEIRARLDHELKIIIRMGYTGYFLIVWDFIRYAKEKGIPVGPGRGSAAGSLVAYCLGITDIDPLKYGLLFERFLNPERVSMPDIDIDFSDEGRDEVIDYVVRKYGKDKVTQIITFGTMAARAAIRDVARVLSFSYSEADKIAKLIPAELKITLKDALNRVEELKEMVKHDPKVKKLFDIAITLEGLTRHASTHAAAVVIAPKSLTHYTPLYQDQKSKAVTTQYDMHAVEAIGLLKMDFLGLKTLTVIKDCLSLIEENQRQNTEQDEIRSQPSALDLAALPMDDEPTYQLLSEGNSLGLFQLESSGMRDLLRKMRPACFEDMIALVALYRPGPLGSGMVDEFIKGKHGKGKISYLLPQLEPILQETHGVIVYQEQVMQIASSVAGFSLSQADELRKAMGKKIQEKMEKMRGLFVEGAKAKGIAKTKANDLFELMSKFAEYGFNKSHSAAYALIAYQTAYLKAHYPVEFMAALLTSEMNDTDKINLYIREAKKMGLTVLPPDVNESYPKFRVVKGKIRFGLAAVKNVGFSAINSVVSAREKEGRFKNLINFCERVDLRLVNKKVIESLIKCGAFDSLGRASRASIAAAVDKALSFASARQKEQASGQTSLFDLMEEQPGFDQAQAIIPDVPEWSEHERLAAEKEVLGLYITGHPLAKYEQELERYTTCRNSELSELQDGDLVTVGGIVASVKEQTTKRGNQMAYVGLEDLTGPAELLIFDYQEFKSEITLDRIILVEGKVNRKGEKQEIKIEPQRIIPLSEAAQHLAKVAHIRLSTPGLEEDTLLKLKQLLTKFKGSAPVYFHLATPHHGEIITSTSPHLRVTLNQNLASQVEEIVGEGGIWYSRGLE